Proteins co-encoded in one Candidatus Hydrogenedens sp. genomic window:
- a CDS encoding HD domain-containing protein, with protein sequence FNITEIKAVINNALERHRLIKENTRLREITELFKISENISSIKDEEQLLKFILNSALEHTQAKRGSILVVTEDGKNLKLVASVGLPEKIIGKTIPIDSSSISGLVVQNIEPFLIEDINQNPELKNQLIGLKNNSFISVPIQSKKSEFFKSHPLVINELDVIAVLNVTDKENGESFSETDLKILRIIANHGASAIENARLIRDIESAQREIVFTLGEIVETRSRETGSHVKRVAEYSKLLALKSGLTPKEAEILRLASPLHDVGKVGIPDAILNKPGPLTPNEFEFIKTHTIIGYDMLSKSKGVILQSAAIIALEHHERFDGSGYPEGKKGEEIHIYGRIVGIADVFDALGVERVYKKAWTLDEIKEYFAEQKGKQFDPQLVDIFFSNIEEVLSIKNKFPEKSQIPTTS encoded by the coding sequence CATTTAACATCACAGAAATAAAAGCAGTAATTAACAACGCTTTAGAACGACATCGACTTATTAAAGAAAATACACGACTTAGAGAAATTACCGAATTATTTAAAATCAGTGAAAATATTTCTTCAATAAAAGATGAAGAACAACTATTAAAATTCATTCTCAATTCCGCATTAGAACACACACAAGCCAAAAGAGGCTCCATTTTAGTCGTAACAGAAGACGGTAAAAACCTAAAACTTGTAGCAAGTGTCGGATTACCTGAAAAAATCATTGGGAAAACTATTCCAATTGACTCATCATCTATCTCAGGATTGGTCGTTCAAAATATCGAACCTTTTTTAATAGAAGATATTAATCAAAATCCAGAACTCAAAAACCAATTAATAGGACTCAAAAACAATTCATTTATTTCCGTCCCTATCCAGAGTAAAAAATCCGAATTTTTTAAGTCGCATCCTTTAGTAATTAACGAACTTGATGTAATAGCCGTATTAAATGTAACAGATAAAGAGAATGGAGAATCATTCTCAGAAACGGACTTAAAAATATTACGTATTATCGCCAACCATGGAGCCTCAGCCATAGAGAATGCACGATTAATTCGAGACATAGAATCAGCCCAACGAGAAATTGTATTCACACTCGGCGAGATTGTAGAAACACGTTCACGAGAAACAGGCAGTCACGTAAAAAGAGTAGCAGAATATTCAAAACTCCTCGCCCTAAAATCAGGACTAACACCCAAAGAAGCAGAAATTTTACGCCTCGCATCGCCACTTCATGATGTTGGCAAAGTAGGCATTCCAGATGCCATATTAAACAAACCCGGACCATTAACTCCTAACGAATTTGAGTTTATCAAAACCCACACCATTATTGGATATGACATGTTAAGCAAATCCAAAGGCGTAATTCTTCAATCCGCAGCCATCATCGCATTAGAACATCATGAACGATTTGACGGCTCAGGTTACCCCGAAGGAAAAAAGGGAGAAGAAATACATATCTATGGTCGAATTGTAGGCATTGCAGATGTATTCGACGCATTAGGTGTAGAACGAGTCTATAAAAAAGCATGGACACTTGACGAAATTAAAGAATATTTTGCCGAACAAAAAGGAAAACAATTCGACCCACAATTAGTCGATATCTTCTTCTCAAATATCGAAGAAGTACTATCCATTAAAAACAAATTCCCAGAAAAATCGCAAATTCCAACTACTTCTTAA